GAGATGATTTTAAATTTCAACATTTCCTCTCCTCCTTTGATGAGTCAAGGCCGAAGAATAACAAAAAAGTCTTCGATTTGCAATTCTGAATAAAAAAAGCCCTCGCCGAATCATTCGTTGAGGGCTTTTTCTATGGGTGGAAGCGGAGAGGTGATCTCCGACTTTTCTCGTTTGATTTCGCTGAAGCCTGGCCGCAGCCTTGCGCCTGCCTATCGGCGCCGCAGAATCCAATCAACCGCCGCACTCAAATCCTCGGCGATCCAATCGGGATGCGTTTTTCCCTCCGCGATCGTTTGCTCGCCGTAGCCCGTGCGCACCAGCACGGTCTGCAAACCGGCGTTGCGTCCCGCTTCGACATCGCTTTTTTTATCGCCGATCATGAATCCGTCAAGCGCGCTTTGAAAATCCTGCGCTGCTTGCAGAAACATGCCGAGACGCGGCTTGCGGCATTGGCAGTTTGCCTCAGGCGCGTGCGGGCAGAAATAAAATCCATCAACCCACGTACCGTGTTTTGCCAAATGCTGTTGCAAAGCGCGATGCGTCTCATGCACAAAGGCTTCGGAGAAATAGCCGCGGCCAACGCCGGATTGATTGCTGATCACGACGATCTTGAAACCGGCGTCGCGCAGGCGCGCAATTGCGGCCTCGCTGCCCGGGAAAAATGCAATGTCCGCCAGATTGCTCAAAAAGCGTTTTTCTTCGATCAAAGTGCCGTCACGATCGAGAAAAACAAAGCGCGCGGGCGGCGCTTGTTCAGCCGAAAAGCTCATGTTCGATCATTTCCATCCAAATATGGCCGACGAGAATATGGCACTCTTGAATACGCTGCGTGTCGTGATCGGGCACGATGACGGATTGATCGACAGCGCCGGCAATCGCGCCGCCGTCCCGGCCCAGCAGGCCAACGGTCAGGATATTTCTTTGCTTGGCCGCTTCAATCGCTGCCAGCACGTTGGCGGAATTGCCGGAGGAGCTTATGCCGACGAGCGCATCGCCGCTGGCCCCGAGGGCAATCACCTGCCGGGCAAAAACGTCACGAAACGAGTAATCGTTGCTGGTGGCCGTGAGCGTGGAAGTATCCGTCGTCAATGCCAAACCCGCCAGCGGCGGACGGTCGTCGCGCAGTTTACACACCAACTCCGCGGCGAGATGTTGCGCATCCGCCGCGCTGCCGCCGTTGCCGCAAAAGAAAATCTTGCCGCCGCCGCGCAAAACATTCACCAGCTTGTGCCCGATGGCCAAAATTTCAGCCGATTGCTGTTCCATCAGCTTGGTTTTGGCTGCAATGTTACTTTGAATACGCTCTTGCACGAAAGCCTTATCGCTTTTCATTCGTGAAATCACAGACATAAAAACTCCTCAGATGATAATATTTTTCAGAAAAACCGTTATTGCCATAATATTACGGCGCC
Above is a window of Cytophagia bacterium CHB2 DNA encoding:
- a CDS encoding HAD-IIIA family hydrolase translates to MSFSAEQAPPARFVFLDRDGTLIEEKRFLSNLADIAFFPGSEAAIARLRDAGFKIVVISNQSGVGRGYFSEAFVHETHRALQQHLAKHGTWVDGFYFCPHAPEANCQCRKPRLGMFLQAAQDFQSALDGFMIGDKKSDVEAGRNAGLQTVLVRTGYGEQTIAEGKTHPDWIAEDLSAAVDWILRRR
- a CDS encoding SIS domain-containing protein yields the protein MEQQSAEILAIGHKLVNVLRGGGKIFFCGNGGSAADAQHLAAELVCKLRDDRPPLAGLALTTDTSTLTATSNDYSFRDVFARQVIALGASGDALVGISSSGNSANVLAAIEAAKQRNILTVGLLGRDGGAIAGAVDQSVIVPDHDTQRIQECHILVGHIWMEMIEHELFG